In Deinobacterium chartae, the genomic stretch GCGCCATCTTGACGCTGCGCACCGGCAGCACCCCGAACAGCACCGGGATCGGCAACGGACCGGTCGCTTCCAGAAAGCGTTCCACGTCGGCCGCCGAGAACACCGGCTGGGTCTGGGCAAAGGTGCCGCCGGCCGCGACCTTGGCGTGCAGGCGCTCGCGTTCACGCTCGAGGTCGGCTGCGCAGGGGTTGAGTGCCACGCCGATGTTGAACGCGGTGGCCGACCCCAGGTCGCGCCCGGCGCACGAGCGCCCCGCGTTGAGCCCGGCGACCAGCCGGATCAGGCCGTCGGTGTCCACCTCGAACACGCCGCGCGCCTCCGGGTGGTCCCCGCGCGAGGGCGGATCACCGTACAGGCACAGCACGCTGCCGACCCCCAGCGCCTGGGCGCCCAGCAGCTCGGACTGCAGGGCCAGCACGTTGCGGTCGCGGCAGGTGAGGTGCGCGATCGCCTCGAGGCCGGTCTCGCGCCGGATCAGGTGCGCCGCGGTCACCGAGTTCATGCGCAAGTTGGCCATCGGGGAGTCCGAGACGTTGACCGCGTCCACCAGGCCGCGCAGGCTGCGGGCTTCCTCGAGGGTGGCGCTGGGGTCCGGGCCGCGCGGAGGATCGAGTTCGACGGTAACCACAAACTGACGGCCGAGCTTGTTGCGCAAGATCATGCGGTCTCCTGGGGGGTGCGCGAGCGCACCAGGACGGGAGCGAGCCAGCGCTCGACCTCCTCGAGGGGAATCTGTTTGCGTGCGGCGTAATCGGCGGCCTGATCGGGGCCGATGCGCCCGACCGCGAAGTAGCGGCTCTCGGGGTGCGCGAAGTACAGGCCGCTGACCGAGGCCGCGGGCAGCATCGCGCAGCTCTCGGTGAGGCTCAGGCCCACCGCTTCGGCCCCCAGCAGCCGGAAGATCTCGCGCTTCTCGGTGTGGTCGGGGCAGGCCGGATAGCCGGGTGCGGGGCGGATGCCGCGGTAACGCTCGCGGATCAGGTCGTCGTTGTCAAGCTGTTCGTCCGGGGCGTAACCCCACAGTTCACGGCGCACGTCCGCGTGCAGCTTTTCCGCGAAGGCCTCGGCCAGACGGTCGGCCAGGGCCTTGACCAAGATGGCGCTGTAGTCGTCGTGCTGCTGCTCGAAGGTGCGCGCGAGTTCCTCGGCACCGATACCCGCCGTGACCGCGAACAGCCCGACGTAGTCGGTCAGGCCGCTCTCCAGCGGGGCCACGAAATCGGCCAGCGCCTGGTTTGGGCCGGGCTGCTGGCGCTGCTGGCGCAGGGTGTGCAACCTCGAGATCACCCGGGTACGGTTTTCGTCCGCGTACAGCTCGAGGTCGTCGCCCACCGCGTTGGCCGGGTAAAAGGCCAGCACGCCGCGTGCCCGGAGCTGCCGCTGCGCGCTCATGCGCTCGAGCAGCCTGCGGGCGTCTTCGAACAGCGCGCGTGCGTGCGGGCCGACCTGCGGATCATTCAAGATGGCAGGATACACGCCCCGCAGCTCCCAGGCGATAAAAAACGGCGTCCAGTCGATGTAGGGCAGCAGGTCTTCAAGGTTGACTTCCACCTCGCGCCGTCCGATGAAGCTCGGGCGGGTGACGTGGCCGTAGGTCAGCTCGGGCCGGTTGGCGCGCGCCTCCTCGAGGCTCAGCAGGCGCACCTGACGCTCGTGGTGATGCGCGCGCAGTTCCGCG encodes the following:
- a CDS encoding methylenetetrahydrofolate reductase; translation: MILRNKLGRQFVVTVELDPPRGPDPSATLEEARSLRGLVDAVNVSDSPMANLRMNSVTAAHLIRRETGLEAIAHLTCRDRNVLALQSELLGAQALGVGSVLCLYGDPPSRGDHPEARGVFEVDTDGLIRLVAGLNAGRSCAGRDLGSATAFNIGVALNPCAADLERERERLHAKVAAGGTFAQTQPVFSAADVERFLEATGPLPIPVLFGVLPVRSVKMAQNVGRWAKVPEALLKDLEARGLEAGLAWAARLVSDLRALGVDGVHLYPLGKSAAVGRVLEAARV